A single region of the Pararhodospirillum photometricum DSM 122 genome encodes:
- a CDS encoding peroxiredoxin — protein sequence MTDGAQPAAPAPVVLSVGDPAPDFTLPASGGGTVSLADLTGKIVVLYFYPKDSTPGCTREAIAFRDALPEFEALGAQVIGVSRDSLKSHDAFTTKQGLTFPLASDGESVVCDRYGVRVYKMLYGKISLGIERATFLIDREGVLRGIWRKVKVDGHVEKVLAAARALT from the coding sequence ATGACCGATGGCGCCCAGCCCGCAGCCCCTGCCCCCGTGGTTCTCTCCGTGGGCGACCCGGCCCCTGACTTCACCTTGCCCGCCAGCGGTGGCGGCACGGTGAGCTTGGCCGACCTCACGGGCAAGATCGTTGTTCTGTATTTCTACCCCAAGGACAGCACCCCGGGCTGCACCCGCGAGGCCATCGCCTTCCGCGACGCCCTGCCCGAGTTCGAGGCCCTGGGCGCCCAGGTGATTGGGGTGTCGCGCGACTCGCTCAAGAGCCACGACGCTTTCACCACCAAGCAGGGGCTCACCTTCCCGCTGGCCAGCGATGGCGAAAGCGTGGTGTGCGACCGCTACGGCGTGCGGGTGTACAAGATGCTGTATGGAAAAATTTCGCTGGGCATCGAGCGTGCCACGTTCCTGATCGACCGCGAGGGCGTCTTGCGCGGCATCTGGCGCAAGGTCAAGGTCGATGGCCACGTCGAGAAGGTTTTGGCGGCAGCGCGGGCTTTGACCTAG
- a CDS encoding Hsp20 family protein yields MTRLSVFNSPLLLGFDHFERVIDRVSKNQAEGYPPYNIEQVGDTALRITLAVAGFAESDLSVTVEDNQLVIRGRRQAEDNDKIYLHRGIAARQFQRSFVLAEGIEITRAALENGLLHVDLERPLPEPKVRHIPIGKTPSTGLAPTIDVSPRAPR; encoded by the coding sequence ATGACCAGACTTTCGGTTTTCAACAGCCCCCTTCTTCTAGGCTTCGACCACTTCGAGCGCGTCATTGACCGTGTGTCGAAAAATCAGGCCGAGGGTTATCCTCCCTACAACATCGAGCAAGTCGGTGACACAGCCCTGCGCATCACCTTGGCGGTGGCGGGCTTTGCCGAGAGTGACCTGTCGGTCACGGTGGAAGATAATCAGTTGGTCATTCGGGGCCGGCGTCAGGCCGAGGACAACGACAAGATTTACCTGCACCGGGGCATTGCTGCCCGGCAGTTCCAACGCTCCTTTGTCTTGGCCGAAGGCATCGAAATCACCCGAGCGGCCCTGGAAAACGGCTTGCTGCATGTTGACCTGGAGCGGCCGCTGCCCGAACCCAAGGTGCGCCACATCCCCATTGGCAAGACGCCCTCCACCGGGTTGGCCCCCACCATCGACGTGTCACCCCGCGCCCCCCGCTAG
- a CDS encoding DUF1150 family protein, whose protein sequence is MIDSKERASQPDISLMMETEELAALGLNSVAYVRQGEEAVDPEVPGVVRNGYAIHAANGQRIGWAPSLDLAQIAIRQHDMVPMTVH, encoded by the coding sequence ATGATCGACTCCAAGGAACGTGCCTCCCAGCCCGACATCTCCCTGATGATGGAAACCGAGGAACTGGCCGCGCTGGGTCTGAACAGCGTGGCTTACGTCCGCCAGGGGGAAGAAGCGGTGGATCCCGAGGTGCCGGGCGTGGTGCGCAACGGCTACGCCATCCATGCCGCCAACGGCCAGCGCATCGGCTGGGCACCCAGCCTTGATCTCGCCCAGATCGCCATCCGCCAGCACGATATGGTGCCGATGACGGTGCACTAA
- a CDS encoding DUF302 domain-containing protein, which translates to MTYHISTVYAGGGSFADAVADTVAALADNDFQVISTIDVSQVLRDALEASLKPYVILGACNPGFMLRDIHEEPLSGLMLPYNVVVREVEDGAIQISAINPFAAIHPLDQAGLHHVAQEAQAQLTRVIERLGMASEE; encoded by the coding sequence ATGACCTATCACATTTCTACCGTCTATGCCGGCGGCGGCAGCTTTGCCGACGCGGTCGCCGACACCGTCGCCGCTCTGGCTGACAACGACTTTCAGGTCATCAGCACCATCGACGTCAGTCAGGTTTTGCGCGATGCCTTGGAAGCCAGCCTCAAGCCTTACGTGATCTTGGGAGCGTGCAACCCGGGATTCATGCTGCGCGACATCCACGAAGAGCCCTTGAGTGGCCTTATGCTGCCCTACAACGTGGTGGTGCGTGAAGTCGAGGACGGCGCGATCCAGATCTCGGCGATCAACCCCTTCGCCGCCATCCATCCCCTGGATCAAGCCGGGCTGCACCATGTGGCCCAGGAAGCCCAAGCCCAACTCACCCGGGTGATCGAGCGCCTGGGCATGGCCTCCGAGGAGTAG
- a CDS encoding rubredoxin translates to MDRLASPVLSRRLLLGVLAALGLPWPARADSPQRWVCTNNDCEPYIYDPRLGDADNIAQPGHPIAPGTPFEALPDTWKCPLCATPKSWFRPTRR, encoded by the coding sequence ATGGATCGCCTTGCCTCCCCCGTGCTTTCCCGCCGTTTGCTCCTCGGCGTGCTTGCCGCCTTGGGTCTGCCCTGGCCCGCCCGCGCCGACTCGCCCCAGCGCTGGGTGTGCACCAATAACGACTGCGAACCCTACATCTACGATCCCCGCCTGGGGGATGCGGACAACATCGCCCAGCCCGGTCACCCGATTGCGCCGGGCACCCCGTTCGAGGCCTTGCCCGACACCTGGAAATGCCCGTTGTGCGCCACCCCCAAGAGCTGGTTTCGCCCGACCCGGCGCTAG
- a CDS encoding outer membrane protein assembly factor BamD, with the protein MTSDRRLFARTLAAVLLLGSSLGACSSDKPAYVERPVEALYNEAVDKLNTGRYEEASKAFDEVERQHPYSVWATKAQIMSAYALYEKGTYDDAAVALNRFIDLHPGNRDIAYAYYLRGLCYYEQISDVRRDQQITRQAMTYLGDVVTRFPETSYARDARLKIDLARDHLAGKEMSVGRYYLKKYQYLAALNRFSMVVNNYDQTTHVAEALYRLVEINTILGLPDEAKRIAAVLGHNFPGSDWYRDAYALVAGRQPDQGGQDDSSWYDALTGWL; encoded by the coding sequence ATGACATCCGACCGCAGGCTTTTTGCGCGCACCCTGGCCGCCGTGCTTCTCCTTGGCTCAAGCCTGGGGGCGTGCAGCAGTGACAAGCCCGCCTACGTCGAGCGACCGGTCGAGGCGCTATATAATGAGGCCGTGGACAAGCTGAACACTGGCCGCTACGAAGAAGCCTCCAAGGCCTTCGATGAGGTCGAGCGCCAGCATCCCTATTCGGTCTGGGCGACCAAGGCGCAGATCATGTCGGCCTATGCCTTGTACGAAAAAGGCACCTACGACGACGCGGCCGTCGCCCTCAACCGCTTTATCGACCTGCACCCCGGCAACCGCGACATCGCCTATGCTTATTATTTGCGCGGTCTGTGCTATTACGAGCAAATCAGCGACGTGCGCCGCGACCAGCAGATCACCCGCCAAGCCATGACCTACCTGGGCGACGTGGTGACCCGCTTCCCCGAGACGTCCTATGCCCGCGATGCCCGCCTCAAGATCGATCTTGCCCGCGATCACCTCGCCGGCAAGGAAATGAGCGTGGGCCGCTATTACCTGAAGAAGTACCAGTACCTCGCCGCGCTCAACCGGTTCTCCATGGTCGTCAACAATTACGACCAGACCACCCACGTGGCCGAGGCGCTCTACCGTCTGGTGGAAATCAACACCATCTTGGGCCTGCCCGACGAAGCCAAGCGCATTGCCGCCGTTCTCGGCCACAACTTCCCCGGCAGCGACTGGTATCGCGACGCCTATGCCCTGGTTGCCGGCCGGCAGCCCGACCAAGGCGGCCAAGACGATTCCTCCTGGTACGATGCCCTAACGGGCTGGTTGTAG
- the recN gene encoding DNA repair protein RecN, which produces MLTFLSIRDVVLIERLDLTFGPGLGVLTGETGAGKSILLDSVSLALGGRADSALVRKGADKLSVTAGFTLAPDHPARLVLAEAGLEADPGEPVMVRRVVNADGRSRAFVNDQATSASLLKTLGRSLVEVHGQFESHGLLDPNRHGPVLDAFGPATAPAVAATTEAHGAWRAAARARADAEAVLARARAEEDLLRATVEDLRALAPQPGEEEQLAEERSFLQNGEKLAEGLSGALAALSGSADVEGTLRHALRALDRVTPLAGTVLEPVVQGLDRAAVELAEARAGLESIINRLDMDPRRLETVEERLFALRGQARKHGVTVEALPDLLAEAEQGLESLDGEDARLDDLRRAEDQARTAYLAAARALSTVRRAAAAALDAAIAAELAPLKLEKARFQTRVEDQPEDQWGPRGLDRVTFLVATNPGADPGPLHKVASGGELSRFMLALKVVLAADGEVSTLVFDEVDAGIGGATAAAVGERLARLGQAVQVLVVTHSPQVAARGQTHYRVSKSQRDDGLPGTTVSVLSDEQRLEEIARMLAGAEVTGAARAAAADLLAATG; this is translated from the coding sequence ATGCTCACCTTCCTCTCGATCCGCGATGTGGTGCTGATCGAACGTCTGGACCTCACCTTCGGCCCCGGCCTGGGCGTGCTGACCGGCGAAACCGGCGCTGGCAAGTCCATCTTGCTCGATAGCGTGTCCCTCGCCTTGGGCGGCCGGGCCGACAGCGCGCTCGTGCGCAAGGGCGCCGACAAACTGAGCGTCACCGCCGGCTTTACCTTGGCCCCCGACCACCCGGCCCGCCTTGTCCTGGCCGAAGCCGGCCTGGAGGCCGACCCGGGCGAGCCGGTCATGGTCCGCCGCGTGGTCAATGCCGATGGCCGCAGCCGGGCCTTTGTCAACGATCAGGCGACCAGCGCCAGCTTGCTTAAAACCCTGGGACGCTCCCTCGTCGAAGTGCATGGCCAGTTTGAAAGTCACGGCCTGCTCGACCCCAACCGGCACGGCCCGGTGCTCGATGCCTTCGGCCCCGCCACGGCACCGGCCGTCGCCGCCACCACCGAGGCCCATGGCGCTTGGCGCGCCGCCGCCCGCGCCCGCGCCGACGCCGAGGCGGTCCTGGCCCGGGCCCGCGCCGAGGAAGACCTGCTGCGCGCCACCGTCGAGGACCTGCGCGCCCTGGCCCCCCAGCCGGGCGAAGAAGAGCAGTTGGCCGAGGAACGCAGCTTTTTGCAAAACGGCGAGAAGCTGGCCGAGGGCCTGAGCGGGGCGCTCGCCGCCCTCAGTGGCTCCGCCGACGTCGAGGGCACCCTGCGCCACGCTCTGCGCGCCCTGGACCGCGTTACCCCCCTGGCCGGGACCGTGCTTGAGCCCGTGGTGCAGGGTCTGGATCGGGCCGCCGTTGAACTGGCCGAGGCCCGCGCCGGCCTTGAGAGCATCATCAACCGCCTCGACATGGACCCACGGCGGCTTGAAACCGTTGAGGAACGCCTGTTCGCCCTGCGCGGCCAAGCCCGCAAGCACGGCGTGACCGTCGAGGCCCTGCCCGACTTGCTGGCCGAGGCCGAACAGGGCCTGGAAAGCTTGGACGGCGAGGACGCACGCCTTGATGACCTGCGCCGGGCCGAGGATCAGGCCCGCACCGCCTATCTGGCCGCCGCCCGCGCTCTCTCGACGGTGCGCCGCGCTGCGGCGGCCGCCCTCGACGCCGCGATCGCCGCCGAGTTGGCCCCGCTCAAACTGGAAAAGGCTCGCTTTCAGACCCGAGTTGAGGATCAGCCCGAGGACCAGTGGGGGCCGCGGGGCCTTGACCGCGTCACCTTCTTGGTCGCCACCAACCCGGGCGCCGATCCCGGGCCGCTTCACAAGGTGGCGAGTGGCGGCGAGTTGTCCCGTTTCATGCTGGCTCTCAAGGTCGTTCTTGCCGCCGATGGCGAAGTCTCTACCTTGGTCTTCGACGAGGTCGATGCCGGGATTGGCGGTGCCACGGCTGCGGCGGTCGGCGAGCGGTTGGCCCGGCTGGGGCAAGCGGTTCAGGTTCTGGTCGTCACCCACTCGCCGCAGGTGGCGGCACGCGGACAGACGCATTACCGGGTGAGCAAGAGCCAGCGCGACGACGGGCTGCCCGGCACCACGGTCAGCGTTCTCTCCGATGAGCAGCGCTTGGAGGAGATCGCCCGCATGTTGGCGGGGGCCGAGGTGACGGGGGCAGCCCGGGCGGCGGCGGCGGACTTGCTGGCGGCGACGGGATAA
- the ligA gene encoding NAD-dependent DNA ligase LigA has protein sequence MADVALMTAEEADAEMVRLVQALAHHDRLYYEKNAPEISDGEYDVLRQRLLDLEVRFPGLKRLDSPSDRVSGTVADGFASVRHVVPMLSLANAFSDDEVREFDARIRRFLGLGDDDTVAYVAEPKIDGLSFSARYENGRYVRGATRGDGTTGEDITANLATLADLPQTLRGDHLPSVLEIRGEVFMRKGDFRALNERQAAAGAKIFANPRNAAAGSLRQLNPAITAERPLSLYAYAAGEAEGLDTGLLTQNAFLEQLRVWGFPVHPLACLCPDVPALLAATAALAHQRADLDHDIDGVVFKVDRLDWQQRLGTVSRAPRWGIARKFPAEEVETRINKIVIQVGRTGTLTPVAELEPVTVGGVVVSRATLHNEDEIRRKDIREGDRVLVRRAGDVIPQVVASLAHERPADLAPFVFPETCPVCGAHAVRPEGEVARRCTGGLTCPAQAVERLKHFVSRNALDIEGLGERSLEEFYQEGLVRAPADLFTLEERDRAPTNLKRLQAREGWGPKSVANLFDALNQRRAGVPLERFIFALGIPQVGQATARLLAQHYTTLERWRAAMIEAADETGPAHAGLIGIEGVGPALARDLVAFFAEPHNTEALDALLATGLVVTPAAAPVQSGALAGKTIVFTGTLATLTRAEAKAKALALGAKVTSTVSAKTDYVVVGADAGSKETKARDLGLTLLSEEDFKALPSP, from the coding sequence ATGGCCGACGTAGCCTTGATGACGGCCGAGGAGGCCGACGCTGAAATGGTTCGGCTGGTGCAGGCGCTGGCCCACCACGACCGTTTGTACTACGAAAAAAATGCGCCCGAGATCAGTGATGGCGAGTACGATGTCTTACGCCAACGTTTACTTGATCTTGAGGTCCGCTTTCCCGGGCTCAAGCGTCTGGACAGCCCCAGCGACCGGGTGAGTGGGACGGTCGCCGACGGGTTTGCCAGCGTGCGGCACGTTGTGCCCATGCTGTCGCTGGCCAACGCCTTTAGCGACGACGAGGTGCGCGAGTTTGATGCCCGCATCCGGCGCTTCTTAGGCCTGGGCGACGACGATACCGTGGCCTACGTCGCCGAGCCCAAGATCGACGGCCTGTCGTTCTCGGCTCGCTACGAAAACGGCCGCTACGTGCGCGGTGCCACGCGCGGCGACGGCACGACCGGTGAAGATATCACCGCCAACCTCGCCACCTTGGCCGACCTGCCCCAAACCCTGCGCGGCGATCACCTCCCCAGCGTTCTTGAGATTCGCGGCGAGGTGTTCATGCGCAAGGGCGACTTCCGGGCCCTCAATGAGCGCCAAGCGGCGGCCGGCGCCAAGATATTCGCCAACCCCCGCAACGCGGCGGCCGGCTCCTTGCGCCAGCTCAACCCGGCCATCACCGCCGAGCGCCCCTTGAGCCTCTACGCCTATGCTGCGGGCGAGGCCGAAGGGCTGGACACCGGGCTCCTCACCCAGAACGCTTTTCTAGAACAATTGAGGGTTTGGGGGTTCCCGGTTCACCCCCTGGCTTGCCTGTGCCCCGACGTGCCGGCCCTGCTGGCCGCCACCGCCGCCCTGGCCCACCAGCGCGCCGACCTTGATCACGACATCGACGGCGTGGTGTTCAAAGTGGACCGGCTCGATTGGCAACAGCGCCTGGGCACCGTGAGCCGCGCCCCGCGCTGGGGCATCGCCCGCAAGTTCCCGGCCGAGGAAGTGGAAACCCGGATCAACAAGATCGTCATCCAGGTCGGCCGCACCGGCACCTTGACCCCGGTTGCCGAGTTGGAGCCCGTCACGGTGGGCGGCGTGGTGGTCAGCCGCGCCACCTTGCACAACGAGGACGAAATCCGCCGCAAAGACATCCGCGAGGGCGACCGGGTACTGGTGCGCCGGGCCGGCGACGTGATCCCCCAGGTGGTTGCCTCGCTGGCCCACGAGCGGCCGGCCGATCTCGCCCCCTTCGTCTTTCCCGAGACCTGCCCGGTCTGCGGCGCGCATGCGGTGCGGCCCGAGGGCGAGGTCGCCCGGCGCTGCACCGGCGGTCTCACCTGCCCGGCCCAGGCGGTGGAACGCCTCAAACACTTCGTCTCGCGCAACGCCTTGGATATCGAAGGCCTGGGCGAGCGTTCCTTGGAGGAGTTTTACCAAGAGGGCTTGGTGCGCGCCCCGGCCGACCTCTTCACCCTGGAAGAACGCGACCGCGCCCCGACCAATCTCAAGCGCTTGCAAGCCCGCGAGGGCTGGGGCCCCAAGTCGGTGGCCAACCTGTTCGACGCCCTCAACCAGCGCCGGGCCGGGGTGCCGCTGGAGCGCTTTATCTTCGCGCTGGGCATTCCTCAGGTCGGCCAAGCCACCGCCCGTCTCCTGGCCCAGCACTACACCACCTTGGAACGCTGGCGCGCCGCCATGATCGAGGCCGCCGACGAGACCGGCCCCGCCCATGCCGGCCTCATTGGCATTGAAGGGGTCGGCCCGGCCCTGGCCCGCGACCTCGTGGCCTTTTTCGCCGAGCCCCATAACACCGAGGCCCTCGACGCCCTGCTGGCCACCGGCCTCGTCGTCACCCCGGCCGCCGCGCCCGTCCAATCGGGGGCCCTGGCCGGCAAAACCATCGTCTTCACCGGCACCTTGGCAACCCTGACCCGCGCCGAGGCCAAGGCCAAGGCCCTGGCGCTGGGCGCCAAGGTCACCAGCACCGTCTCAGCCAAAACCGACTACGTCGTGGTCGGCGCCGACGCCGGCAGCAAAGAAACCAAGGCCCGCGACCTGGGCCTCACGCTCTTAAGCGAAGAGGACTTCAAAGCCCTCCCCTCCCCCTAA
- a CDS encoding sarcosine oxidase subunit gamma, with the protein MRVSFVSAPLAALGAQPEPVGEALVVLAVPGEDPNAAVTLTDCSPFARTGFKGADTPAWLAAQGVDLPEAPNQARRQADGALVARLSAGEVLILDPPGAALGLSARLTQAWGWEAGLCFPVPRQDTHAWFRLAGPALPALMAKLCAVDLRPRAFADGAVAQTSVARHSAIVVRDGGAFHLLADSASAETLWGFLGEALGEFGGGVTGARGLVS; encoded by the coding sequence ATGCGCGTGAGTTTTGTCAGCGCTCCCCTTGCCGCGCTCGGCGCCCAGCCCGAGCCGGTGGGCGAGGCCCTGGTCGTGCTGGCGGTGCCCGGCGAGGATCCCAACGCCGCCGTCACCTTGACCGATTGCTCCCCTTTTGCCCGCACCGGTTTCAAGGGCGCCGATACCCCGGCGTGGCTGGCCGCCCAGGGGGTTGATCTGCCCGAGGCTCCCAATCAGGCGCGGCGCCAAGCCGATGGGGCCTTGGTGGCGCGGCTGTCGGCAGGCGAGGTTTTGATCCTTGATCCTCCGGGGGCCGCGCTTGGTCTGTCGGCCCGCTTGACCCAGGCTTGGGGCTGGGAGGCTGGTTTGTGCTTCCCGGTGCCGCGCCAGGATACCCATGCGTGGTTTCGGTTGGCCGGTCCGGCGCTGCCCGCTTTGATGGCCAAGCTGTGCGCTGTTGATCTACGTCCTCGGGCTTTCGCCGATGGGGCTGTTGCCCAGACTTCGGTCGCCCGGCACTCGGCGATTGTTGTGCGCGACGGTGGGGCGTTTCATCTGTTGGCCGACAGTGCCTCGGCGGAGACGCTGTGGGGTTTTCTGGGGGAGGCGCTGGGGGAGTTTGGCGGGGGGGTGACGGGGGCGCGGGGGCTCGTTTCCTAG
- a CDS encoding glycine cleavage T C-terminal barrel domain-containing protein, translating into MSASRLPPPFGTLVDRERPVTFRFEGRPVHGLAGDTIASALAAQGQWMLSRSFKYHRPRGMVSAAGLEANTLVQVGVEPNVYADRRPITPDLAVTAVNTFGGLALDAGRLIGLLSRFMPVGFYYRAFFKPKGSWKLWEPVIRHLAGLGRIDPKTPHGVYDKAYLFADVAVVGGGPAGLAAALAAAEAGAEVLLVEENPVLGGALTYARAAGDAGLVDRVRAHPGITVLTEATCQGLFADHWLSVTQGNRLNKVRAKAVVIASGAHEVPAVFRGNDLPGILLGSAVQRLMRLWAVRPGTRAVILAANDDAYGVALDLLDAGVSVAAIADLRPDPGAGAWVEDVRARGIPLHPGTTIAEAEGRNARVAAVRLAPVTGPGRFGPAGPPLACDLVAVSVGYGPLTQLLTQGGAQVLPDPDTFMPRVKATPAGLYAAGSVNGVWAPAAVERDGARAGRAAAAHTGFAVTVPDAVAPDDAGLTWPHPVFPHPEGKEFIDFDEDLQVHDIVEAAALGWDHIQLLKRFSTAGMGPTQGKLTNALVQGLLGRVTGTSAPTVGTVTVRPPITGEKIGHLAGRGFDLKRLTPLHHRHQALGATMMVAGTWMRPAHYGPDLATAIPAEVRAARTDAALIDVSTLGKLEVRGPDAARFLERIYTWTYEKLAVGRVRYALMLDETGAIIDDGVAARLHEQHFYVTATTGGVDRVYRLMTFFNAQWRLRVDIAQVTAAFAGLSLLGPRSRALLAEGGTDIDLAPEAFPYLGVRTGTVAGIPARVMRLGFGGELGYEIHVPSSQGAALWDALAARGARPVGVEAQRVLRLEKGHIIVGQDTDSLTHPLEADMTWAVGRKKADFLGKAALEALEARPQTRRLVGFELAPDAPVIPKENHLVIEDGALAGRVTSIALSPTLGKVIGLAFVPPERATPGTAFTIRAEGGVLVSATVVAPPFYDPDNARQEM; encoded by the coding sequence GTGAGTGCCTCGCGCCTGCCCCCGCCGTTTGGCACCCTCGTGGATCGCGAGCGCCCGGTGACGTTTCGCTTCGAGGGCCGTCCCGTCCACGGGCTGGCCGGCGATACCATCGCCTCGGCCCTGGCCGCCCAGGGCCAGTGGATGCTCTCGCGCTCCTTCAAATACCACCGCCCTCGGGGCATGGTCTCGGCCGCCGGCCTGGAGGCCAACACCCTGGTCCAGGTCGGGGTCGAGCCCAACGTGTACGCCGATCGCCGGCCGATCACCCCGGATTTGGCGGTGACGGCGGTCAACACCTTCGGCGGCCTTGCCCTGGATGCCGGGCGTCTGATCGGCCTGCTGTCGCGCTTCATGCCGGTCGGCTTTTACTACCGCGCCTTTTTCAAGCCCAAGGGCAGTTGGAAGCTCTGGGAACCGGTGATCCGCCATCTCGCCGGCCTGGGCCGCATCGACCCCAAAACACCGCACGGCGTTTATGACAAGGCCTACCTGTTCGCCGACGTGGCGGTGGTCGGCGGCGGGCCGGCCGGTCTGGCGGCGGCTCTGGCGGCGGCCGAGGCCGGGGCCGAGGTGTTGCTGGTCGAGGAAAACCCGGTGCTGGGCGGCGCCCTCACCTATGCCCGGGCGGCTGGCGATGCCGGGCTGGTCGATCGGGTTCGCGCCCATCCCGGCATCACCGTGCTGACCGAGGCCACCTGTCAGGGGCTGTTCGCCGACCACTGGCTGTCCGTCACCCAAGGGAATCGCCTCAACAAGGTTCGGGCCAAGGCGGTGGTGATCGCCAGCGGCGCCCACGAGGTTCCCGCCGTGTTTCGCGGCAATGACCTGCCCGGCATCCTGCTGGGCTCCGCCGTGCAACGCCTGATGCGCCTGTGGGCGGTGCGCCCCGGCACCCGTGCCGTGATCCTGGCCGCCAACGACGACGCCTATGGGGTGGCCCTCGACCTCCTCGACGCTGGGGTGAGCGTGGCCGCTATCGCCGATTTGCGTCCCGATCCCGGGGCCGGCGCTTGGGTCGAAGACGTGCGGGCGCGCGGTATTCCCCTTCATCCCGGCACCACCATCGCCGAGGCCGAGGGCCGCAATGCCCGGGTGGCGGCGGTACGGTTGGCGCCGGTGACTGGCCCCGGCCGCTTCGGCCCAGCGGGCCCGCCGTTGGCCTGCGATCTGGTGGCGGTGTCGGTCGGCTACGGTCCCTTGACTCAGTTGCTGACCCAAGGCGGCGCCCAGGTCCTGCCCGACCCTGACACCTTCATGCCCCGGGTCAAGGCCACCCCGGCCGGCTTGTATGCGGCCGGCTCGGTCAACGGCGTGTGGGCTCCGGCGGCGGTCGAGCGCGACGGGGCGCGGGCCGGTCGGGCGGCGGCGGCCCATACCGGATTCGCGGTAACGGTGCCCGACGCGGTGGCGCCCGATGACGCCGGCCTGACTTGGCCTCACCCCGTGTTCCCCCATCCCGAGGGCAAGGAGTTCATCGATTTCGACGAGGACCTTCAGGTCCACGATATCGTTGAGGCCGCCGCGCTCGGCTGGGACCATATCCAGTTGCTCAAGCGCTTTTCCACGGCCGGCATGGGGCCGACCCAGGGCAAGCTGACCAACGCCCTGGTGCAAGGCTTGCTCGGCCGAGTGACCGGCACCTCGGCGCCCACGGTGGGCACCGTGACGGTGCGCCCGCCGATCACCGGCGAGAAGATCGGCCATCTGGCCGGCCGGGGCTTCGACCTCAAGCGCCTGACGCCGCTGCATCATCGGCACCAGGCCCTCGGCGCCACCATGATGGTGGCCGGGACTTGGATGCGTCCGGCCCATTATGGTCCCGATCTGGCCACCGCGATTCCTGCCGAGGTGCGGGCAGCGCGCACCGACGCGGCCCTGATCGACGTTTCGACCCTGGGCAAGCTGGAGGTGCGCGGCCCCGATGCCGCCCGCTTCCTGGAGCGGATCTATACCTGGACCTATGAAAAGCTCGCCGTCGGCCGGGTGCGCTATGCCCTGATGCTCGACGAGACCGGGGCGATCATCGACGACGGCGTGGCCGCCCGCCTGCACGAGCAGCACTTCTACGTCACCGCCACCACCGGCGGCGTGGACCGGGTCTATCGTCTGATGACCTTTTTTAATGCCCAATGGCGGCTGCGGGTCGATATCGCCCAGGTCACGGCGGCCTTTGCCGGCCTCAGCCTGCTGGGGCCCCGGTCGCGCGCGCTGCTGGCCGAGGGGGGCACCGACATCGACCTCGCCCCCGAGGCTTTCCCCTACCTTGGGGTGCGGACTGGCACGGTGGCCGGGATCCCGGCCCGGGTCATGCGCCTCGGCTTCGGCGGCGAACTGGGCTACGAGATCCACGTGCCGTCCAGCCAGGGCGCGGCGTTGTGGGACGCGCTGGCCGCCCGTGGGGCGCGTCCGGTTGGCGTCGAGGCCCAGCGCGTGTTGCGCCTGGAAAAAGGCCACATCATCGTCGGCCAGGACACCGACTCCCTGACCCACCCCCTGGAAGCCGACATGACCTGGGCCGTGGGGCGCAAGAAGGCCGATTTCTTGGGCAAGGCCGCCCTCGAGGCCCTGGAAGCCCGGCCGCAAACCCGTCGCCTCGTCGGCTTCGAGCTGGCACCGGATGCTCCGGTAATCCCCAAGGAAAACCATCTGGTGATCGAAGACGGTGCGCTGGCCGGCCGTGTGACCTCCATTGCCCTGTCGCCCACCCTGGGCAAGGTTATCGGTCTCGCCTTTGTCCCGCCCGAGCGGGCGACCCCGGGCACCGCTTTCACCATCCGGGCTGAGGGCGGCGTCCTGGTCAGCGCCACCGTGGTTGCGCCGCCGTTCTATGATCCCGACAACGCCCGCCAGGAGATGTGA
- a CDS encoding sarcosine oxidase subunit delta — protein sequence MKLMPCPLNGPRNISEFSYGGEVRERPAPGADPADVADYLFHKHNQPEVTREWWCHIPTSYWFIAERHLATDEIVRTYPPSGPAAQGDVS from the coding sequence ATGAAACTCATGCCCTGTCCCCTCAATGGCCCGCGCAACATTTCGGAGTTCAGCTACGGTGGCGAGGTGCGCGAGCGTCCGGCGCCGGGAGCCGATCCCGCCGATGTCGCCGACTATCTCTTTCATAAGCACAACCAACCGGAAGTAACCCGGGAGTGGTGGTGCCACATCCCCACCTCTTATTGGTTTATTGCCGAGCGCCATCTGGCCACTGATGAAATCGTGCGGACCTATCCCCCCAGCGGTCCCGCCGCGCAAGGAGACGTGTCGTGA